GCTATTCAGCACTTCCAAGAATCTAGATTCAGTACGAACTTTATCAACTAAGagcaaaaaataatttttctgaCACTGAGAAATCCTATTATAAACATCTGGCTGCAAGGTAAATGCAGCAGTTAAGCATGCTTTCCGAAAGCTAGAATCCAAATTGCCAATGATCCCGATAGCAACATGTAACAGATTAACAGACACAAGATGAAGTTTTTGAGACAGAGAGTTCAAGCCATCAAAACAAGGTCTTTTCTGGTATTCACCCCAGCAATGAAGTGCAAAATGTATTATTCCTTCCCACCTATAAATGAAATCCGAATATAATAAGTGAAACTCATATAACAAATCATCAGAGatataacaaattaatttaaacatCAAGACAATATTGCGAACGTTAAGTAGTAAGAAGAATCTTGCATTTATCAAAATCAAAGCATGGTAAAGTAAAATTAACCACACCCCCCCCCCctccccaaaaaaaaaagataccCAACTTCCTGAAATCATTGGGTATGGAAATTATAATAAAGTAGTAGAAGACAATTCAATATAAATTTAGGAAATCCTAATGATTTATCTTCCCAAATACCAAATAACATAAAGTAGTTGTACATATCTCATAAACCAAACTGAGTAAATTCCGAACTTCACGCTCTCATGTGGCCTTTCTGAGAACACACCAACAGCAGAATAAAAGATTGCAAATAGGAAATAATTGACATAGAATCATTATTAGATTAAGTGACCAAAAATGCTGATCTATGAACGAACTTTCCAAAGACATGGGTCTGAACTCTGAAATCTTGACCCTATGTCCTGCAGACACAgttatctaattttaataattgacTTCAGTGTGGGTCATTCCACATGCATTGTTTCAGTTTTCTGCTCAAAGGAaaggtaagaaaaggaaaagcatctatcataaaataaatgaattttATAATAAGTCAATATTATACATGCTCAACTTTGTGGGAAGAAAAGGATAAATCAAcgagaaaagaatgaatcatgACTCTTGGCATCAACGAAAAATCTGAGTACTTAAACAATCTTGCTACAGGTAGGACTTCTGATGTTACAACAAATCAGACCATGAGGAATTATTGATTTGATTAACAGGATGTCCCTTACTCCCATCTTTATTTGATAACCAACTAATCAAACTTATGGTCATTTTGAAGGACAGAAGGGCATAGTAGAGATAACTAATTAAAGATGGACCAACTTTGACTATGGGACAAGAACATCAAGACCTAACTATTATATAACGGTTAATTGATTGTGATTTCTGAGATTGAGTGTGTTTGCCAAATATAACAATCAAGACCAGTAAGAATATGTGTAGATAATACTTCCCTTTTTCAGAATATAATTTCTAGTTTTCCATTGAGAGTAAACAAAATGAAATTATGGTATTGTCAATAAATATTGCATCCTTTTTATGgggagaaaagaagaagaagaaagaaagcataTATTTTTCTACTATCATTTCTTTGAGCATTAAAAGGATTAATTAATTGCATTTCAATAGGCACATTATATTTGACAATATATAGACAAACTTCATGCATGGGCATGAAAGATTCAGTATGAGCTGTTTCATAGTATCCTCTATACTGGCAAAATATTACTGAGTTCAGCTCCATTGTAGCAGTAACTCTCTTTAGAAAAATGCAAGGTAAAAAGGAACTGCAACCTGTGAACGGTTTTCTCTGTATTTTAATCATCATATACTTGTTTTGCTTTCAagattttcaattttgaaaagcaGCACTTTCATTTTCATAACAGATCCAAGcctagaataaaaaaaattcttcccATGCGTGAAGCTATATTCCCCATTTTTAACCCCATACCAGGATCACCCTAAACATGAAAAGTCTGTACAAAAAGAACACATAAATATTATGCTAAGCATAACATTATCAGAGATATGTTAACCATCAGTACCAAATTTGAAGGGGCGGAAAAAAAACAAGCGGGGGGAAGTAAGTTAAATTTTACTTACTCAAAAGGAGGTTCAACCTCAATACTAAGTGTAAGATGCAAAGAAAACTCAGGAGAACCATCTCCAGAGGTTGTGTAAGCTTCATGAGGAAAACCTCTGGGAATATACAACACATCACCCTCCTTGAGAAAGAACTCCCTTTTTCCAGCTTTAGTATAGTCAATATCAGAACCATTTAGATCATCATATAACCGTGGTAACAGCTGACTGGATTGAGAGAATACAGTCCACTGCTTAGAACCGAAAATCTGGCATACAAATACACAGTGATCATCATAGTGACAAGCCAACCCTTGAGAATTAGGTGGCGTTAAGTACAAATTGGCACCTACTGAAGGTTGACCAAACATAAGCGCTAATGTTTCTGCAACAGCAGCAATGCTCTGAAAACGAAACTCCAAACCACGCAGGGCAATAGTATACCCCTCTTTATATGCTTGGACACACTTCAAGACATCATCAATCATAAAATACTGAGGTTCCTTAATGCAGCCTGGATGAAAATCCTGAAAATAATGCATCTCTTTTCTTGATTGCCATTCTGCTTTTACAACTCTTATATCCTGCTTATAGATTATGGGACAACCCAATCTGTCTTTCACCTCATTGAGAAAATTGAAGATGTTCAGTTCATCCGAGGCAATAGGAAAACATGACACTAGACTATGGAGAATTGAGGAAATAAGGGAAGGAGCACACCCTGTCCAACTCAAAGATTTTTTAAATGGGCTGAACATATCATAGACATCTGGATCATTCACTGTCCCATGTAACAGAAATGGCGAAACTTCCCAGTAGTTTGATAAAAAATCTTCAAAACTAGACTCACTTGTTCCAAAAAGTCCTGCTTTGATCACTTCAAACGGCATAGAGACAGTAAGTCGACAAGAATTAGCAGAAAGCCTAAAAATGGCTTCAGCAAGGTTACTAACTCCAATGTTGCTTTTACAAAGGTAACCTCCTTCATTATATTTCACAGCTGCTTTCATTAGCACTTGATCACTTACTTTTGTCCATAACGCTTTTAAAAGCCTCAGAAATGCGTCAGAAAGGCTTCTTGGGATACTTTGCAGTTGCTCAACTTCACAGGTATTGATAAGAGTAACAGTTGCACTGACAAACCCAGCTGAAACTTCATCTTCCTTAATCCCAATCTTAAGAGAGCCGAAACTTCGATTTCCTTCAGACCACAGAGAGACTGATTCTACACGCTTAAAAATCTGGAGAAACACATACCTAAGGAATGCCAACCGTTTAGCTACTCTACTTAGTTCACCATCACACAAACAAGCATATAAATTTTCATCTTCACAATCATACAATCAGAACTAAAATCATAACCGATTCAATTTAAATGCTTACATTAGTTTCTCCAAAGCATAAAACTTGAGCAGCTGGCGTTGGCCGAAGGTGGTGGCGGATAAATCCAACACCGCATTGCATGCAGATAACAGAACCTTTCTCTTGGGACTCTCCAACAGCGATATCAAACCCTTAAGAGCCTGGGAATCGGAGGCAACCTGCTCGTTCGCCTCCAAGGAGACGAGCGAGACAGCGCCGACGATATCGGCGGCGCGGCACGCGATATCGGAGCAGTTGGAGCTGAGAAGAGCAGGGAGGAGAGCTAGAATGGGCGTGAAGGAGGATTGGGAGAGAAGGGAAGGGCGAATTGTGAGTAAGCATTTGTTGATAAGGGGACGGTGGTGCTTCGTAAGAGATGCAAGTAACAAACCGAAGATGGAATTGGAATCGGAACCTTCAAGACTAAGAAGAGCGAAACCAGAGGGTTTCAGTTTCTTTTTCCGTTTCCGTTTGGCGTATGCAGCCTCTGCATGCTGCTCCTGCTTCTTCTTCATTGTTTCTAGCAACTAATCTACCCAGAGATGGAGTTCGCATATGAATAACTGGGCTGGGATTCATGGACCAGGCCCAACACTAAAAAATGAGTACACTGCTGTCATGGCCCAACAAAAAAATTGAGTACACTTCTTAACACTCATTATTGGAAGGAACACATCTATACAAAAATTGTATACTTaagtaatttataatttaatcttgGTGTAATAAAGCAGTCAAATCTTACACCCAAAAGAACCCATGATGGGTTGGGCTTATTACTAATAAGAAAACTAGTACAACACAACAATCACCAAGTTTGTGACCCAAATAATCTATAATTTTAGGTAAACATTAaactcaattatttttttaatctaaaatatacattgaaatataaaatatacattaaaataaatttaattatatatatttatataaaaatatataataactaattttaatatataaataatatttttaaataatcttaatatataatagatttcGTGCTTTCGTTTATTTAGTGGCCTAATTTCagttccaaaaatattttttttctctaattaTCAAATACAAACAAATTCTTTATTCGTTAAAAAACTTTTGCATAAGAAAAAGTATATAGAACTAACTCCTAACCAACTAAAAATTTaacaacttaattaattataattatcttaattagttttattcatttataatttagaatatttgttattaattgttttctataataaaaaattaaaaataacaataattactcacataattaaaatagatatcCTAATATATACATGATCCGATCCTATGTATACcaagaattattatatataataaataattatttatatttttataattactatttataaaatttattgcataattttttcatcttaatatcaatatttaatgaatataagatacaaaatattatttatattatttaacatacAAAACAAATATCTTAAGTCATCATGTAGAACAAGAACTCAAAAAGTATAATAGTGCAAATACTTacttacttatttattttatttatttattctattatataaatattgagTTTCTACACTTAATGATGAAGCTGACGTAGCAAACTCCAGAGAGTGTTTctcgatttaattattttaactcattaaatacaatttattacaatgacttaattatattaactaattgatttgattggatatttaaatattaatataatttattaaaatttatattacttaattaattagaCTACATTAATTGTAATTCATTATATGAGTGAATTGGtttttttcatttatgaaatataaaataaaataaataatttattatttattctaattaaattcattaaattgGATGACGCATAGCAACGCACACGGCGACATAGCAGACACGACAACAGTAGTGACTGGACAGGTGGAATAACGGCGACGAGATGGATGTTGCATATTCTTCTCTATTGCATTCGAAAGCAAGTTAAACAATATTCTACTCTCCCGGGATTTTGGGAGTAAGATCATAGAATTGAGGGCAAGAAAAGTTAGGTGGCTATTTAGtttttcaagtttttttttttgttttttgttttcagATTTCTAAATACCTAAAAGAGCACCGTATTAAAGATTATATATccttcatttctttctttttttaatgtagataaatataaaatatattagaaaTTGTCTacgagaaaattaaattaagttcgacaaatatattattattattattattattattattattattattgaataaattaaaaaaattaattaaaaaacatcGTTATTCTTGAATTTAACTCTACCTATTATACaaaatctctatttatattatttatttctcaTTATATCTAGATTATAtcttattaataattatagataaaaaaaatttattaattacatTTTAAGTTTTCAATTATGTGTtagaactaatttttttatctaaagttaatgtaaaatataaaaaaaaaactcacatCAAGTTATCTAGATTCTAGAGTCATTAATAAGTTTTTTGACCAATAAGATGTCATTAATAATCTTCTCTAAAAGTTTAAGTTgcataaatataattagataattttaataagaataatagtacgcatttaaatttatctattctattataaaaaaattaaattttgtactTAATGATGAAGCTGACGTAGCATGCTTCTGAGAATGTtttgtgatttattttttttttaattcattaacTATAAGTTATTACGATAAATTaactatatcaactaattaatttgattaaatatttaaatattatataatttattgtaatttatatcaatttgatttggtagtattttctaatttatttattttaatattctgttagtatttttaatttaacttttttaaatttattaaccCAAATTTATTGTGTGTActaattaattagtttgattaatttattagtcattaaaataataaatctatgaATAAAATAGACAACTGAGATactttcaactaataattaaatcaaatcaaatcaaatcatatatattGAGCTAAATTTAAATCATGTGAATTATGgaccaaattaaaataaaataatttcttactTATTCAATACACTTTTTGTATTTACAAATAAATTATTGTCTACTTCAATATATgaaatttttatgaattttttattgcGCAATTCACTTTaacacaaataaattaatttataaaaatttaaacttgaaCGCTTGCTATGATTAACTTcgaactttaatttattttgtcatattattatataaatattaaattcttcgattaaacacttatttgattatgaaatgatattatatattactttatattgacaattaaattttagttactacacaaatattatattttaggtaattgtatatttttttggttatgttaaaaattattatataattttaagataatttagttatgtttattttttttaaagtattgTCATTATTGGAGAGTAACTAATGTTTGTgatagtataaaattaaaaaataaaaatacaaaatattaatatattgtaTTTTTGAAGTATAAATCTTGAAGTAAATATATGTAATTATAATTGATGATCATAATTAAAagtctttattttatttcaatttgttCAGGACatgtttatcttaaattttattcctttactaattagtatttttttacatttaattatcattaattaatataaatcaaaatgtataacttaaaaagatagatacgtgtctaaaaaatgaaaaaaatattttttttgttagtaaaaaaattataacgcTTTAGTTTTTTTGTTTGGCATCATATCTTACATTTTTACCATAAGTTAGaggtaaattattaaatataaattagattTATTACTTATTATCCTAATTCGAATTCATTAAATTCGATTTAAATGGAGACAACTAGGCAAcattattgaatttaggggattcaGGTAATTTTAAGGTGACTTTGATTTATCAAcgttattgttatatatataaaaaatgtgaCATATTTATACATTGTTTAGATTAGAAGAATTTGTAGAGAAATAATATGCTGGAGAAGAAAATGGAtgaaaaaatcaatttttcattatttggttcaacaaaaaaatttcatgAAAAACATAAAAGTGTATATGAAGCTCATGTaaattttttctcttcaaagttgCGAAGAAAACTGATTCAAAAGTGTAAACATGGATAAAAATACAGATTTACcatttgaaatataatttatgtataatatataaaaatattaatataatttttctctattataattttttctcttcttacttttccttccattcaagcaaaagaaatttttttctctattttcttttcgttcattttttttcatctaaacagcacaaaaaaatatattttctttccattttctttcctcttattttttatcttatatccaAACAATAGTTTAGTGTTTAtccatttatcttttattaatattgttATAACAAGGATACATGTAACTTTATAAAAATGATATAACCTAAACTTTGATTATCTAAGAATTTATTGAGTGGCTAGAATAGCTCCACGTCACGAACCAATGAATGCTAGCAATAAAGATGATCACAAAAACAGCCGAAACGGGTATTTGCAGGGATTACTCGCGTTTTGGAGGTAGATGGGGACTCTTGAAATCCTCACGACCTGCCATGCGAAAATGAATGGGGACTAGGAGTGGCAAACGGGTCAAAATCTGTCGAGCTGGTCGTATAACCCGCCAAAAAATGCGGGTTGGGCTGGAAATTTATGgctaccaaacttaaaaatcatGCCTACCCTGCACTGCCTAATCCACGGAATTTGACGGGCTTCGGCGGGGTGGGGCAGACTTTCCCGCTGGGCCAAACTTTTATTTTGGTAGAgctatttttttacaaatttctaTGATGTTATTGATCTACAAAATGATGAAGATTATAATTGAAGAagttttaagttattttttggataatatttgttttgctttggacaatgctggttttattattttgtttcaaaaaaatatttataattatatttattacacatttataattataaagatgTTAATGtatatgaatttaaaaaattataattttttatatttttaaaaattataaatttattgaaattgttgtgaaattatgtatattgtttaatatttaatgtcttataaaaaaaagagatcCCGCCAGCCTATCATTAAGCGGGCGGGGGAAAATTCAAGACCGTCTTACTAAGTGGGGCGGGCTTTTGGCGAGACAGGGCGGACTTTCCCATTTGCCACTCCTAATAGAGGAACAGACATAAGTATCCGCCTCACGAAACTTATTAAATATACGcgaatataaattattaatttatcctAATTTATATATACGTAAATCCATTTCTTGAATTTAGTAATCCTAATTTATGTCTCCaattcgaatttttttttctagacTCATTCTCAGCTttgatcctctctctctctaactcaCTTTCTCTACCTCTCATCAAGTCCGTCACTATGTCGCTTAGTATCGTcctaaaaaaatatgttatattattatgttggattatttttttatattttttccttttaaaatgttattttttcataacgaatatgttataaattgtgttgaattatattgaattgattattttatgatttattatattatgtcttttgtgttaatttttttaaaaattttcaaaaaatattcgTAGATACCCGAAGAGATATATGTTCTCTAAGGGGTAATTAAATAGGAACTTGCAACGACGGAAAAAGAACGggaacatttttttttaataggaATGAGGGATGGAAAGTGGGTTTTTCACGATCCGCTGAGTCCTCATTAccatattaatttatttttcaatagaataaattatatattgaataacaAAAGTTGCTATCGGTTTCTTTTCACACTAACTAATACTCAACGATGGTGTTTTGATACACCATATtaccaaaaaatattaatcgatctaataaattttgtaatgacataagtttatgaatttgaaaatttaaaaattatttcataaaatgtGAAGTTTTAACAAGTAATAATGTTGAtcatattattttgatttcaagaatgaatacgatagtaataaataaaattgtcccaagtaaatttcaacaaagacaaaaattcataagtatttttattaatgaaaaattaatatattttaaagacaaatacaattttttttctatggATTTCCTAACTTGGCAAGTTGAGAATTAATCCACCACAtattgatattttatttattaaaggtCTGTCGCTAACTAATGGATTGTGATACACACAAGGCGAGATTCAAACTACAAATACTTGCTTAAGCGGGCAAATGAGATGATCattcaataaatttaaattgattaaaataaatattaattgtttttaatatttttaaattgtaaaatatttataataattattattatgtatattttttttaaatttgataaaaaaatttatataattttatgtattatcccGTGTAGGACACGGGAACATACACTAGTAAtcttaatatataatagatttcGTGCTTTCGTTTATTTAGTGGCCTAATTTCagttccaaaaatattttttttctctaattaTCAAATACAAACAAATTCTTTATTCGTTAAAAAACTTTTGCATAAGAAAAAGTATATAGAACTAACTCCTAACCAACTAAAAATTGaacaacttaattaattataattatcttaattagttttattcatttataatttagaatatTTGTTATTAATTGTTTTCTATACCAAAATTAGGTTTGGTATGATATGTTCAGAACCTTGCGACGGAAATCACAGAAATGTACTCAACGCTTTCGAGTCTTCATCCTCTCTCCCTCTCCACGGCTGCCGTGCATCGGTTCTCTCATCCAAACAGCAAAGGCACCAACCTCTTCCATCCAAGGCATCCTCCCAGCGCTCCCTTCTCGGTAACCCTCGGTTCGTGTCGCCATTAGCGGTGCTGCGATTGATCGTGGTGCAAGACGTTTCCGGTTGCAGTGCAACCTTACACTATTCTGCACATCAATTGCCCCCACCCTCTCCATCAAATCATTCAACTCGTGGTTCCCTCGTCGCTTCTCCCCGGTGCGTGCCGCCATTGGCCATGACGTTCGTGAGCGTCGTTCAAGTTGTGTTCCCGATTCGATAACGCTCCCGTTCTCCCACAAAGACCATCACGCCGAGCATTTCCTGCACAAAGAAGATGCCGTCGCGGTGCAAAATTTCCGGAAAAAAGCATCGTTTATGGAGTTTTTAACTCTGGAAGACGGATCGAATAGTACCTTGATCAATTCAAATGAAGGCAATGAAGAATTGAGTGTGGGTGAAGTTATTCAAGAGGGGTTTAAGGTATGTTGAATAGGATGGTCTTGCATTGGATGAAATTTTATAACAATGTGTTATGTGAATGTTTCTTATTCATGCTAATTAGATGTTTCTTAAGTTGAtttatttgaaaaaatctgGTACAGTGATGTGGTTAGTTGAGATATTAATAAAGTAAGCTTGAAGCCCATGTGTGTTTGCactattttttgatattttttactGGAGTGGTTCATTATATAATAATGATCTTAAGTTGATAAAAGTTTTTTTCGGTGTCTTTAATTAAAGGTCGAGAAAATTACCGACGTCATTGTGATGAGAAAGGATGAGTTGGAATTGAGACACGAGGTTTgaattattccttattatttgTTACCATGTTATAGTTAGTGTGTTAATGCTAGTTTTAATTGGTATTTGGCTTTGTGAATTGA
Above is a genomic segment from Arachis stenosperma cultivar V10309 chromosome 1, arast.V10309.gnm1.PFL2, whole genome shotgun sequence containing:
- the LOC130984525 gene encoding uncharacterized protein LOC130984525, which produces MKKKQEQHAEAAYAKRKRKKKLKPSGFALLSLEGSDSNSIFGLLLASLTKHHRPLINKCLLTIRPSLLSQSSFTPILALLPALLSSNCSDIACRAADIVGAVSLVSLEANEQVASDSQALKGLISLLESPKRKVLLSACNAVLDLSATTFGQRQLLKFYALEKLMYVFLQIFKRVESVSLWSEGNRSFGSLKIGIKEDEVSAGFVSATVTLINTCEVEQLQSIPRSLSDAFLRLLKALWTKVSDQVLMKAAVKYNEGGYLCKSNIGVSNLAEAIFRLSANSCRLTVSMPFEVIKAGLFGTSESSFEDFLSNYWEVSPFLLHGTVNDPDVYDMFSPFKKSLSWTGCAPSLISSILHSLVSCFPIASDELNIFNFLNEVKDRLGCPIIYKQDIRVVKAEWQSRKEMHYFQDFHPGCIKEPQYFMIDDVLKCVQAYKEGYTIALRGLEFRFQSIAAVAETLALMFGQPSVGANLYLTPPNSQGLACHYDDHCVFVCQIFGSKQWTVFSQSSQLLPRLYDDLNGSDIDYTKAGKREFFLKEGDVLYIPRGFPHEAYTTSGDGSPEFSLHLTLSIEVEPPFEWEGIIHFALHCWGEYQKRPCFDGLNSLSQKLHLVSVNLLHVAIGIIGNLDSSFRKACLTAAFTLQPDVYNRISQCQKNYFLLLVDKVRTESRFLEVLNSIEVAVQKNEDPFQQIRWLWVHLEKGTSDVYKNKSSMIEDVLSLCDQHKDELEAAFVNLISRFCSEVVFEDVVTRHMLLLQKYSKIRKQYIDGMVSLHDKL